The Streptomyces sp. V4I8 genome includes the window AGGCATTCCGGCGCGCACGCGCGCGCGGAGCGGCTCCATCACGCCGAAGAGGACGGCCAGCTTGGAGATGGTCGTGGACTCGCCGCCGGGGATGACGAGGCCGTCGACCTCGGCGAGCTCTTCGGGGCGCCGCACCGGCCTGGCCACGGCGTCGGCCGCGGCCAGGGCGATGAGGTGCTCCCGTACGTCGCCCTGGAGGGCCAGGACGCCTATGACGGGTGCGTCAGTCATGTACGTGCAGTCCTTGGAGTGGGCTTACCAGCCGCGGTTGGCGTAGCGCTCGGTCTCGGGGAGGGTGTCGCAGTTGATGCCCACCATGGCCTCGCCGAGGTTGCGGGACGCGTCCGCGATGATCTTCGGGTCGTCGTAGAAGGTGGTCGCCTTCACGATGGCGGCGGCGCGCTTGGCCGGGTCGCCGGACTTGAAGATGCCGGAGCCGACGAAGACGCCCTCGGCGCCGAGCTGGCGCATCAGGGCGGCGTCGGCCGGGGTGGCCACGCCACCGGCGGAGAACAGGACCACCGGGAGCTTACCGAGCTCGGAGACTTCCCTGACCAGCTCGTACGGGGCGCGCAGCTCCTTGGCGGCGGCGTACAGCTCGTTGTTGTCGAAGCCGCGCAGCTTGGCGATCTCGTTCTTGATCTGGCGCAGGTGGCGGACGGCCTCGACGACGTTGCCGGTGCCGGCCTCGCCCTTCGAGCGGATCATCGCGGCACCCTCGGCGATGCGGCGCAGGGCCTCGCCCAGGTTGGTGGCGCCGCACACGAACGGGGTCGTGAAAGCGAACTTGTCGCTGTGGTTGACCTCGTCGGCCGGGGTGAGGACCTCGGACTCGTCGATGTAGTCGACGCCGAGGGACTGCAGGACCTGCGCCTCGACGAAGTGGCCGATGCGGGACTTGGCCATGACCGGAATCGAGACGGCGTCGATGATGCCCTCGATCATGTCCGGGTCGGACATCCGGGCCACGCCGCCGTCCTTGCGGATGTCGGCGGGGACCCGCTCCAGGGCCATGACGGCGACGGCGCCCGCGTCCTCGGCGATCTTCGCCTGCTCAGGTGTGACGACGTCCATGATCACGCCACCCTTGAGCTGCTCGGCCATACCGCGCTTCACGCGCGCGGTGCCGGTCTCGGGGGCCTGGTTTTCGGAGATGGACACGGGTGACCTCGCTCGGTGGAAAAGGGCTACTGCAAGCATTGAGGAAACGTGAGAGGTGGGGGCCACTTCAAGGGCCAATAGTGAGGCGGTGGATCGTTTTTCCTTCGCCTGCGCGCCTTCCTCGGACCTGTGCATGCCCCTTGGCCGCGTTAGTGTCCCTGCATGGAACACCGCATGGAACAGCGCATCAGCCTGGTCACGCTGGGAGTTTCCGATGTCACCCGCTCCCGGGTCTTCTACGAGGCCCTGGGCTGGCGGGGGCAGGAGGTCGAGGAGACGGTCTTCTTCCAGGCGGGCGGCCTGGCCCTGGTCCTGTGGGGCCGCGACAAGCTCGCCCGGGACTGCGGGCTGACGGACGGCACGGGGGTCGGCTTCGGCGGGATCGCCCTGGCCCACAACGTGCGCTCGGACGACGAGGTCGACGCTCTGCTCACGGCCGCGGAACGGGCCGGAGCGACCGTCACCAAGCCCGCGGCCACCAATGCCATCGGCTTCTACTCCGGCTGCTTCGTGGACCCGGACGGCCACGCCTGGGAGATCGCGCACAACCCCGGGTTCACGCTCGCCGAGGACGGTTCCCTCACGATCCCCGACTTCGGCACGTCCTAGGCCGCCCGGTCCACCAGGGCCGCAGGGGGCTCGTCGTCCATCTCGAAGGCCAGTGGGAACGGGGCGTGGCCCGCCAGGCGGAACCAGCGCACCTTGCGGTGCCGCCGCAGGGCCCTGGCCGCCCGTACGGCGTCGTTGTGGAAGCGGCGG containing:
- the pdxS gene encoding pyridoxal 5'-phosphate synthase lyase subunit PdxS; this encodes MSISENQAPETGTARVKRGMAEQLKGGVIMDVVTPEQAKIAEDAGAVAVMALERVPADIRKDGGVARMSDPDMIEGIIDAVSIPVMAKSRIGHFVEAQVLQSLGVDYIDESEVLTPADEVNHSDKFAFTTPFVCGATNLGEALRRIAEGAAMIRSKGEAGTGNVVEAVRHLRQIKNEIAKLRGFDNNELYAAAKELRAPYELVREVSELGKLPVVLFSAGGVATPADAALMRQLGAEGVFVGSGIFKSGDPAKRAAAIVKATTFYDDPKIIADASRNLGEAMVGINCDTLPETERYANRGW
- a CDS encoding VOC family protein; the encoded protein is MEQRISLVTLGVSDVTRSRVFYEALGWRGQEVEETVFFQAGGLALVLWGRDKLARDCGLTDGTGVGFGGIALAHNVRSDDEVDALLTAAERAGATVTKPAATNAIGFYSGCFVDPDGHAWEIAHNPGFTLAEDGSLTIPDFGTS